The genomic window AGTATCTGAGATTGGTCTGCCTGTCTCATTTGGCTGAACAAGAAGGCATGGGGCAATAATGTCAGACAGGGGAATACAACATAAACCTGACCATGGGATTTGGTTTACACTTCAAATGTGCACTTTGCCACTATACTCCACTGCACATATGTGCACTTAAGCCCACCTTAATTTAAACTGAAACTTAAACCTATGTGCAGCAGTTCACTTTGTTCACAAATGGTTCCCTAGGGCAACTCACATTAACAGTTCCTAGCTTGGATgctatttgtttggttttgtgttgtaATTAAGGAGTTGCCTGTGACCTACACATTCCCAGGTGCCTTGGAACCTTATTTAGAAATTGTGGTTTTTCCTCTACCATATACAGCCTCCACTCTCAAAGTTTTTAGATCTTCTGAGCATCTGTCCTAtaaacttctctttttcccctcccaaaATATGTGCATATAATCCTCAGGTCTGGTCTCTTCTCAGCCACTGCCACCCAGACCCTGGTGCTATTTCCCTCCCAAATGTACTATTTTCCCTCTGCATCCAAGCTGTAGAACAGCTGGCTTGTCTACCTCTTGTCTCCAGAGAGGCTCTACAAGTAACATTtcacagggctgtggggagaaacctcctggaaaagagagaagcagcagtATCCAATCAGATTTTCCTCACCTTTCAAGACAGAGCCTGCAGAGTGCCAACTCTGCCAACTTCAGTACCCGGCCCTCTACTGAGAGCCACTGGTGGCCTCCACCAGCAGAAACCCCCAGGCTGATCCCCAGGCTCCTCTGACAACTCACTTACTGCAGcatgctcttttctttctgcatacCCCAGTTCCAAAAGCCTGAATTAATTGGCATCAACTGAACTACTTTTGAGAGAAAGATCAGTGCCTGGTGAGAAGGGGCCACTGGGAGGGTGGAGGGGGCTGAAGCCGACTGATTAGCAGGCTAGAAAAAGGGCTGCACCTTAGGTTGATTTAATTCCACATCTGTAGTCTAGGTATCTAAAGATGAACGTGGGCAGCCAGACTATGCAAAGAGATCCCCATGgtataaaaattaaatctgtatGAATAAAGAATGGAGGAAATCTACAGAAACGTGCAGAACAGGTAGGATGAATTTTCAGACTGAAGGAAAcagccaaaccaaaacaaggaatactgttttcaaaatgaaaggtAAGTACATCAATCCATAATAAAAGAAGAGTTTCCTTTTTAAGGTAAAATGACAAGTGTGTTCTGTTCTTGCTAATTCTAGAATAATGCAATATTCAGATAGCCAAAATCTCCTGCGTGCATATTTTCAGTCAGTGATGAGGTTTCTAGGGGAAggagttgtttttgtttgtacCTGAATTATCTCTGAATGAGGGAAAGCTGAAGAGTCAGAAGAGAAGAACTAGCACAATTAGATGCTGTTATACTTCTCTAGAGATCATTCTCTATCTCAGTCTCACAGAAATATTCACTAAATTCAAGCAACACAATACAGCCTGTACTTGCAGTGAGGACGAACTATTAACTGTCACTAAAATGCCAACATTTCAAGAGATTTTCCAAGAATATTCTTTTAATTCTAACCTCAACAAACAAACTCCTGAGTTTTCTGGTGCAATGTGAGCATCAAATTAATTGACTTTGGAAACTGACTGCGCTAGGAAAGATTGGGTAGTTAATTATTACCCACTACGTGTTAATAACAGCTGTCCTTAGAGCTTATCCTTTAATGCAAAAGTAGACTAATCATATTCCAGTCAtgcctgggaagaaaaaaacccctcttccTCTTCCACATATAAAAATTACAAACATAACTGCCAGACCAACCATCAGAGCCTGGCAGCTTTGTTTTAAGCAGCACTATCAGAGAGTCAGCTTAGATTCAAAAGCTACAGTTAGGCATTAAAGAAGTTCTATCACCCAAAGTGCATCTCCCTGAGACCTGCCTCTAGAACAAGTTCTGGCAACGGTCCCAAAATCAGTTCAAGCTGGTCCAGATATGGTTACTTGCACAACAGTATTACTTACATGTGTTCAACAGACAACTTTCAGTCAAGTATTACACACTCAGCTGAAAATATGGCACAGTGACTACACTGCCAAGCTGAACCACAGCTTTGGTGAATGAGCAGCAATCATGGAACAGTGAGGAAGAACTAGACCAAAGAGTTTTGCAAGGGCTGCCAAAGTATTGGCAGAATAATCTCAGCCTCAATCCTGCCTTCTAAGTTCTTACCTATAATATGGGGggattttgcttcattttacttttctggTATGAAGAAATATCATTTCACATCTCAGGTTTTTCAAACAGCCCCCCAGATCTGCACCTACACTTCTAAGTGGATGCAGTCTGGTATAGGGAGGTGTCTGATAGCTACTACTTCAGTGGATTCtgcctttaaaattttttttacaaattaaaaatagtaataatcaATTTGACCCTATTAGATTTTACTATAACAAAATAAGAATTACTTTTGCCATTTCTTGCTCCAATTGTAACCTTCTATTAATTTTCTGCTGGTAGGTCTTTATGACGTTCTCTACATGTTGCTCCATGTAGAACTTGAAGGCAAAAGGTGAGTAGCTCTTTATTCGGGATTCTCgcttttcctcatctttgcCATTTTTTCGTACAGGCACCGGAGATGTCTGAATCTGCTTTTTATCCTTGCTTGGTTTTTCAGCTTTAGTGTTCTTGCTGTTTTTATCATTTCGCTCGTTGCTCTCTTCAGCCTTATTGCTCGTTGAACTGGGGACCACACGCAGAGTCTGCTCCACGCCCATGCACAAGCAGTTGACATCAAACTGCTCAGAGGTGCCAGGAAGTAACAAATGCTTGGGATAGGGTGGTGGTGGACACCGCAGTTCCTGGTTACCGTAATCCACATCTAGCTGATAGGCATTAGCTGCTCCAGATGGTGGCACGTGCTGCTCCATGATCTCCAAGCCATCCACAGCCGGTGCCTGCGCAGGCAACCAGCCAGGATGGGAAGGTCCCACTGCAGTCTGAGGCTCGGGCCTCATCACTCGCATGCTCTTCACTGGCTGGAGGATATGAGCAGATGTGACTGCCGTGATTGTGTTTGGAGATGCAATGGAAGGATCAGGTTTTCCTGGAGGAACCTGCCTCATAGACACTGTCACTTGTGGCTGTTGCTGGTGGTTGTTGAAGGAGTTTGTTCTGCTTGGCACTGTGGCATCAGGTCTGAAGGATACGTGTTGCCGTGGAGATGCTTCTATTCCCGGGTTTTGTAAAGAATCTCTGCGTGACGGGGTTGCTGCCTGCCACTGCTGAACTTGAGGATTATTCATGTCATAGAGGTCCATGTTTAGGCTATTTCTAGATGGAGTTAATAGATTTTGTGGTGGACTGTCTGAAAAATCATTAGCAAAGGCTGGACCTCTGGATATCACATGCATTTGATGAGAAGAAGGACTTGTCTGCTTGTGATGAGAATGTGAGATATACAGGCTTGCTGGTGCCTGCTGAAATGCATGACCAGCACTGTTCTGAACAACTGCCCCTTTATTTGGGAGATTGGCAtatcctccctcctgctgcatCTTGTTTTGGAAGGATGGACTCCGCTGAACACCATATCCCATAGGTTCCCCCTGCACCATCATGTGCTGTCTACTGTAATGTTGGCTGTTGGAGCCATGAGATGCctgcagctgcaaggcctggctGCTGTGATTAGCCACTGGATAATTAATCACAGAAGACTCCATATTTGCAGGGTATGCTTTCTGCTGGTGGCTCGTTGGTGTGCTGTGAGTGCCCACTCCAGAGGGTCGCTGCACAGGAGCACTCATAGCTGAAGACTGAGAAGTAGAGATTAAATAGTCCATGTAGGGCCTTGGAACTTCAGTAAGTATATTTGCACCTTCTGCTCCAAAGCCTGTCCCTTCATAGGCTGCATTACTGATCTGATGGTAGGACGGAAAAGATTCATTTGATCCTTCAAAGCTCGGCCTGCGGGTTACATTATTTGGCACAATACCCTTTCCTTTACaaaaagaacacagaagaaTGTTAGGAAACGATTCAGGTGAACCAATTACTTTGTATTACTCACCCATCTATACATACAGACATACaccacacacatgcacatggCACAGGGAATATGTGTTATAAAAACACCTTTCAAAATCTAAATTAAGCACTCTGAACATTTGAAGTTATAAGTGCCAAGTATTCCTACTGATAACGAGCTACTGGCTCACAATGTTGCTCATGCCAGGAATCATCAGGGAGTCCTATCAAATCATGAAAATAGAAGCACAAATTCCCTAACTATGAACTCATCAGATTACTCTACAGCCTGTTTTTTAAAGCTGGACCAGTATTACCAGTCATTGCTCTCAGACAGGAGGAAGCCACAGAGCAGGGTGTTAAGTACAACACCAATGGGCAGGAAATAGCTCCTGGAAGGACTTTCCATATAACTTAAAGTCAACATTGCTATAAACTACTAGGCCATCACAGAGTCCATCTTCTGTACAGTGAGCCACCTGCTCACACTTGTTTTCTATTTACATCTCTCTCTTCCATCATTCTCAAAaatccttctttccctctccttcatTTAAACAAAGGCATCATACAGTTTGTCCTGTATTCCTTCCAATGTGTTGGACACAAAGTACCCCCTCATATTACTCATCTTCCATCTGTTGGGAAGGAAAATCTTTCAGGGTGTCAACATATTAATCTTAGCTTGAAGAATGTGCAGAGACAAGATAGCAACATTCCTACAGTGGAAACGTTAACGGCACTTTTCATCAGTTCTTTGATCTGAGGACAAATTGCAGGTGTATAAAACACTGGCTGCGCTAAAAAGACAAGGGGAGACTCTGTGCTGTTGTTATGTTTTTGTTCCTCTTCTGGTTCTTTAGCTTTCACAAATCACAGGACTTGGCCCATCTATGCCTAAaccatttccttttaaaatcctGACTTCACAAAGCCTGTAAGAACAGTCATGCAGGCTTGAACATTACATTACAAGCTTTTTGCAGTACACCATGTCCCAGCTGGACCAGATGCAGCACACCTGAGCACAGCTGCTGACTCCTCGCCTTGACACACAAGCCCTGCTGCCTACAGACACACAGGGATGTGCACGGCATTAAGACAGGTTCATGCACCCTCTCTGCACACTGAAGAGGCTGCCACCACACTAAAAGATACCTTCATAAAGAATGCAACGTTTTGAAATGGAATCAGAGATCTTTAAAGTGAAATCGGTAATTGGCAGCTCTTTCTCCTGTCATAACATAAGGCCAGCATTACTGAGGCTGTTCTTACAACAACACCCCTGACAGCTCATCTGTTGGGACACAGTGAGATGCACTGATGAGGCTGTGGCAATCTAAAGTATCCGAAAAAATGGGTACTCTGGTGTGGAAGTGGGAGGCAGCCATAAGACCCATCTGTCATCTCTGTCAGTAGGATTCATGCTGAGCCTTAGGGACAAGCGGACTTTGCTTTCCCTTATCAGAGGCCACAAAAGAAAGTAGCAGCAATAACTGCCTTTCTTTGGGACACATAATTCAGCTGTGCAAATAATCTTGATGTCAAGAGAGCTATGATGTCCACCTCCTTGATTTGTATACCAGTAAGTCTGTTCTGGTCTGATGGAGGAATATTTGGATTTGAGTAACAGATTTCTATTTGAGAATGTAGACTATGAATGAGTACATAGACCACTCTTTGGAAGCAGGTGAATTGTACTGAGGTTCCAGCCCAGCTGGCCTTGCAAGGCCAGGTTCACTTCACTATTTCCTACAGGACTGCTATGGAACACTGCTGTCCAACACTTCTCCCCAGCTATGACCCTACTTTAAAAACTAGCTTACTGCAAGAAAGAagaacacaatttaaaaaaaagaagttcatGCTTACCTGGTGAGGTTTGCTTAATTACACGTACTATCTGTTCATTTCTAGGATCCAAGTAGCTCATCTTACTGATGTACTCCAGGGCTGCTTCAATACTCCTGCTCCCTGTCTGCTTCAGTGCCCGAACAGCCATCTCCTATACAAAGCAAACAAGAATTGAATCACGTCTTGACAAACTCCAAGCACCGGATTGTGAGCTGTAAAGCAGTTAAGTGCTCTTACATTAATAGGAACATTTTAAACACCAGATCACAGCTGCCTGAAGCACAATGGACTcatattttgaaagcatttgcATGCCTTACACAACTCAAAACttgtaagaagaaaataacaaaacacaCAGCCTACCCAGAGTCTGGCAATTAAAGAAGCTTCAAATTAAAATGTGTCCTTTGAGATCCCTTAAAACAATCTTTGAATCAGGTATGCAAAAGGCAGCATAGTTTCACACtggatgaaatgaaatgaaaatttagcTGCTAGTGTTTGAGAGTATGTCTCTTAGTCACATCTGAACATAGTAAAAACTTTATTCTTTCACAGATGCCACAAAGAAGCTAATTAGGCAGGGTTTGATTTCTGCTCACTAGAGTCAATAGGGAAGAAAAACTgctgttttcagtatttcagacaTCATCCACTATTTGTTTGGAAAAGGACTGGGCATCCCAAACTGAAAGTCAGTCACACCGTCAGTCTTTTTAGCTGTATTTTATTGGGCACACATCCACCACTGAGAAGTTAATATGGGTGCCAGACACACGGCCTGAAAACTAAAACGAGAATATGAAGGCTCCAGCTAAACTTCAAACACAATTACAGTTAGCAACCCCTGCTCTACAGCTCCCTGCAGTTTGTTTATACTTTCACTTACGCCTTTCAACAATGACTCTAGCATTGCACAGTTGCAAAGCAAAATTCACAAATCCTCATGAGGCTGCATGGCCTTTGCTGAAATGACGAAGAAACTGAAATCCAGAGCTTTGATGTTGAATTTAACTCACAGAACTTTACCCATCAAAAAGTTGTATACCTACTCAAAAGTAGTTGCTGAGGACCTTTCTATAATCACCTCCAAAAGGCAGTTCATAGAATAGATATAAGAGGAGATAAACTTTAGTGAGAAATGATTAGGGAACTAATTTGAACTGAACTCCCAGCTCTTAGATGGCTGAAGCTGGATGAAATGAATGCCACCACCAAGGATTTGCACACAAACGTCAGTATCCTATTCTCTTGCCACTTTACTGCTATTTTTAGGGGAATTCTGTCATTGCAACCTGCCCACTGGGTGCTGAATCAGATGGAGGCTgtgtctccctggcctggctgacTGGCTGCAGATGTGGCAGCGGGGTTGGCACCGGTGCATGGCTCTCCCATGGGTCAATTCTGGGCACTGGCTGGCAGTCAGGAACCTCAGCTGGAGCAAGGCAAGTACATGTCACATACTCTCCAGCTGTTTACTTAGCAAGGGAGGATCATCTCAGGTGACACCAATTCACACTTAGCACAGAGCCACATGCTGGCACTTGGCTGGCCCTTGGCATCTTGCTCTGCTTAACTCAGACCCCTCCTACTCCCTCCAAAATGGCAGCATTTTCTCCATTAGTCAGAGGTTCTGCTTGGGGAACAGCTATAGCaagctgaatatttttcatACAATTTATGACTCATAATTCATAGAAAGGCAGTAGTTGGTTTCACATTTCCTATAGCTGAAATACTTCACTGGCATCAACACATTACTAGGG from Corvus hawaiiensis isolate bCorHaw1 chromosome 2, bCorHaw1.pri.cur, whole genome shotgun sequence includes these protein-coding regions:
- the LATS2 gene encoding serine/threonine-protein kinase LATS2 isoform X2; its protein translation is MRPKTFPATTYSGNSRQRLQEIREGLKQPSKSSGQGLPIGAGSETSLDPKILIGKDAARQQQMRQTPKFGPYQKALREIRYSLLPFANESSTTAAVEVNRQMLQELVNAGCDQEMAVRALKQTGSRSIEAALEYISKMSYLDPRNEQIVRVIKQTSPGKGIVPNNVTRRPSFEGSNESFPSYHQISNAAYEGTGFGAEGANILTEVPRPYMDYLISTSQSSAMSAPVQRPSGVGTHSTPTSHQQKAYPANMESSVINYPVANHSSQALQLQASHGSNSQHYSRQHMMVQGEPMGYGVQRSPSFQNKMQQEGGYANLPNKGAVVQNSAGHAFQQAPASLYISHSHHKQTSPSSHQMHVISRGPAFANDFSDSPPQNLLTPSRNSLNMDLYDMNNPQVQQWQAATPSRRDSLQNPGIEASPRQHVSFRPDATVPSRTNSFNNHQQQPQVTVSMRQVPPGKPDPSIASPNTITAVTSAHILQPVKSMRVMRPEPQTAVGPSHPGWLPAQAPAVDGLEIMEQHVPPSGAANAYQLDVDYGNQELRCPPPPYPKHLLLPGTSEQFDVNCLCMGVEQTLRVVPSSTSNKAEESNERNDKNSKNTKAEKPSKDKKQIQTSPVPVRKNGKDEEKRESRIKSYSPFAFKFYMEQHVENVIKTYQQKINRRLQLEQEMAKAGLCEAEQEQMRKILYQKESNYNRLKRAKMDKSMFVKIKTLGIGAFGEVCLACKVDTHALYAMKTLRKKDVLNRNQVAHVKAERDILAEADNEWVVKLYYSFQDKDNLYFVMDYIPGGDMMSLLIRMEVFPERLARFYIAELTLAIESVHKMGFIHRDIKPDNILIDLDGHIKLTDFGLCTGFRWTHNSKYYQKGSHIRQDSMEPSDLWDDVSNCRCGDRLKTLEQRAKKQHQRCLAHSLVGTPNYIAPEVLLRKGYTQLCDWWSVGVILFEMLVGQPPFLAPTPTETQLKVINWESTLHIPSQIKLSPEATDLITKLCCAAEDRLGRNGADDIKAHSFFHSMDFSTDIRRQPAPYVPKISHPMDTSNFDPVEEESPWNDTSGDSTRTWDPLASSNSKHTEHAFYEFTFRRFFDDNGYPFRWF